The following proteins are encoded in a genomic region of Chroogloeocystis siderophila 5.2 s.c.1:
- a CDS encoding HupE/UreJ family protein, translating to MSSKHFAPFWRLNLFVLSASLGFLFLITAQPALAHHATGGKTPTNFFEGFISGLAHPVIGLDHLAFVVAIGLIAAGQVNGTIIPAGFVLAALVGTGIHLLNFDLPAAEIAIALSVVILGAMLAIPRKPNWIVLLILGAIAGLFHGYAYGEAIIGAGMMPLVAYLLGFSLIQYCVAMLARAIGNLIIHKTPNRQIMRLCGLAIGAIGIVFMTNLLFG from the coding sequence ATGTCCAGTAAGCATTTTGCACCATTTTGGCGACTGAATCTTTTTGTTTTGAGTGCTAGTCTAGGATTTCTATTTTTGATCACAGCACAACCAGCTTTAGCACATCACGCCACAGGAGGAAAAACCCCAACAAATTTCTTTGAGGGATTTATCTCAGGGTTAGCGCATCCCGTGATTGGTTTGGATCATTTGGCGTTTGTTGTTGCCATTGGATTAATCGCCGCAGGTCAAGTAAACGGTACTATCATTCCAGCAGGATTTGTTTTAGCCGCACTTGTCGGAACTGGAATTCATTTACTCAACTTCGATTTACCAGCAGCAGAAATTGCGATCGCATTATCGGTAGTCATCCTTGGCGCAATGCTAGCGATTCCGCGAAAACCCAATTGGATTGTGTTACTCATTTTAGGTGCGATCGCTGGTTTATTTCATGGTTATGCTTACGGAGAAGCCATCATCGGTGCAGGAATGATGCCATTAGTTGCTTACTTACTTGGATTTAGCTTAATTCAGTATTGTGTAGCAATGTTAGCGCGTGCGATAGGTAATTTGATTATTCACAAAACACCAAATCGACAAATCATGCGACTTTGTGGTTTAGCAATTGGTGCAATTGGCATTGTTTTTATGACCAATTTATTATTTGGATAG
- a CDS encoding ABC transporter ATP-binding protein, with product MANSRLAKLGTYLRPHWRTCTVGILALLIVNALGVYIPLLIRNIIDTLQVTFSFGQVIQYVVLIFVLSSVMWVIRMISRVALFGVGRQVEFDLKQKIFEHLLRLEPSYFAANTAGDLINRATSDVDNIRRLLGFAVLSIANTIFAYALTLPVMLAISVQLTLAAIAVYPVMMFLVQLFSDRLRKEQQQVQEELSTVSELIQEDMSGIALIKIYAQEQNERRAFRHKNQQLLDANLKLAKTRNTLFPLVSGLAYVSLLILLWLGSGQLIAGTLSVGDFIALILYVERLVFPTALLGFTITAYQRGEVSIDRIESILTVSPKIQDTNESITLAQHVRGELIARNLSFTYPGSTIPALKEISFKITPGETVAVVGPIGAGKSTLANAIPRLLDIEPGKLFLDGNDITQIKLQDLRSAIAYVPQDSFLFSTTIKNNIRYGDPLSEQTEVEYSAKQAQIHPEILNFPQQYKTIVGERGITLSGGQRQRTALARALLVDAPVLILDDALSSVDNQTATKILNNLSRGTQRKTVVFISHQMSAAATADRIFVMNQGQIVQTGTHAELLQQPGLYRTLWNQHQMKELLQ from the coding sequence ATGGCAAACTCTAGGCTCGCTAAACTTGGTACCTATCTGCGTCCTCACTGGCGAACGTGTACAGTAGGAATTTTGGCTTTATTAATCGTTAATGCGTTAGGAGTTTATATCCCTTTACTGATTCGTAACATTATTGACACGCTGCAAGTTACGTTTAGCTTTGGTCAAGTTATTCAGTATGTCGTACTCATTTTTGTGCTGAGTTCCGTCATGTGGGTCATCCGCATGATTTCGCGGGTAGCGCTATTTGGTGTAGGACGCCAAGTTGAGTTTGACCTCAAACAAAAAATTTTTGAACATTTATTAAGGCTTGAGCCATCCTATTTTGCTGCGAATACCGCAGGTGATTTAATTAACCGTGCAACGAGCGATGTCGATAATATCCGACGGTTATTAGGATTTGCCGTTTTGAGCATCGCGAATACGATATTTGCTTATGCCTTAACACTTCCCGTCATGCTGGCAATTAGCGTGCAACTCACGCTAGCCGCGATCGCCGTTTACCCAGTTATGATGTTTCTCGTGCAGCTATTTAGCGATCGCCTCCGTAAAGAACAGCAACAGGTGCAAGAAGAACTCTCAACTGTCAGTGAATTGATTCAAGAAGACATGAGTGGCATTGCCCTGATCAAAATTTACGCTCAGGAGCAAAACGAACGCCGTGCGTTTCGCCACAAAAATCAGCAGTTACTTGATGCGAATCTAAAGTTAGCAAAAACACGCAATACCTTGTTTCCGCTTGTCAGTGGACTTGCCTACGTCAGCTTACTCATCCTCTTGTGGCTAGGTTCGGGACAGCTGATAGCTGGTACTCTTTCTGTAGGTGATTTTATTGCTCTAATACTATACGTCGAGCGACTTGTTTTTCCAACTGCCCTATTGGGATTTACAATTACAGCTTATCAACGTGGCGAAGTCAGCATTGATCGCATTGAATCAATTTTAACTGTATCGCCAAAAATTCAAGACACAAATGAGTCGATCACGCTAGCGCAACATGTCCGAGGTGAACTAATCGCCAGGAACTTGAGTTTTACCTATCCTGGTTCGACAATACCAGCGTTAAAAGAAATTAGCTTTAAGATTACACCAGGAGAAACTGTAGCAGTTGTTGGTCCTATTGGTGCCGGAAAATCAACACTCGCAAATGCTATCCCACGCCTGCTTGATATTGAACCAGGAAAACTCTTTTTGGACGGTAATGATATCACTCAAATCAAACTACAAGATTTGCGTAGTGCGATCGCTTACGTTCCCCAAGATAGTTTTTTATTCAGCACCACAATCAAAAATAATATTCGCTACGGCGATCCTTTAAGCGAACAAACTGAAGTCGAATATAGTGCCAAACAAGCTCAAATTCACCCAGAAATTCTCAATTTTCCGCAACAATATAAAACCATAGTGGGCGAACGCGGTATTACACTTTCTGGCGGACAACGACAACGTACTGCTTTAGCAAGAGCTTTATTAGTCGATGCACCCGTATTAATTCTCGACGACGCTTTATCCAGCGTAGACAATCAAACTGCAACTAAAATTCTCAACAACCTTTCACGCGGAACACAACGAAAAACCGTTGTCTTCATCTCGCACCAAATGTCTGCCGCCGCAACTGCCGATCGTATTTTTGTGATGAATCAAGGTCAAATTGTACAAACAGGAACTCACGCTGAACTTTTGCAGCAGCCAGGACTATATCGTACATTGTGGAATCAGCATCAGATGAAAGAATTACTGCAATAA
- the psaB gene encoding photosystem I core protein PsaB: MATKFPKFSQDLAQDPTTRRLWYGIATAHDFETHDGMTEENLYQKLFATHFGHVAIIFLWTSSLLFHVAWQGNFEQWIKDPLNIRPIAHAIWDPHFGKAAVDAFTQAGATYPVNIAYSGVYHWWYTIGMRTNNDLYSGAVFLLILAGVFLFAGWLHLQPKFRPSLSWFKSAEPRLNHHLAGLFGVSSLAWTGHLVHVAIPESRGQHVGWDNFLTTLPHPEGLRPFFTGNWGVYAANPDTANHVFGTSQGSGTAILTFLGGFHPQTQSLWLTDMAHHHLAIAVLFIIAGHMYRTNFGIGHSIKEMLNAKNFFGTKTEGQFNLPHQGLYDTINNSLHFQLSLALAALGTITSLVAQHMYALPPYAFMGQDFTTQAALYTHHQYIAVFLMVGAFAHAGIFWVRDYDAEQNKGNVLDRVLQHKEAIISHLSWVSLFLGFHTLGLYVHNDVVVAFGTPEKQILIEPVFAQFIQASHGKVLYGLNTLLSNPDSVASTAGAAWLPGWLDAINDGTNSLFLTIGPGDFLVHHAFALGIHTTVLVLVKGALDARGSKLMPDKKDFGYAFPCDGPGRGGTCDISAWDAFYLALFWALNTVGWVTFYWHWKHLGIWQGNVAQFNESSTYLMGWLRDYLWLYSAQLINGYNPYGMNNLSVWAWMFLFGHLVWATGFMFLISWRGYWQELIETLVWAHERTPLASLVRWKDKPVAMSIVQGRLVGLAHFTVGYVLTYAAFVIASTAGKFG, encoded by the coding sequence ATGGCAACAAAATTTCCAAAATTTAGCCAGGATCTCGCACAGGACCCGACAACACGTCGTCTGTGGTACGGGATTGCCACAGCCCACGATTTTGAAACCCACGACGGGATGACCGAAGAGAATCTGTATCAGAAACTCTTCGCAACTCACTTTGGTCACGTGGCGATCATTTTCTTGTGGACCTCCAGCCTCCTGTTCCACGTAGCCTGGCAAGGTAACTTTGAACAGTGGATTAAAGATCCACTCAATATTCGTCCGATTGCCCACGCAATTTGGGACCCTCATTTCGGTAAAGCCGCAGTCGATGCGTTTACGCAAGCCGGCGCAACATACCCTGTTAATATTGCTTACTCTGGTGTCTACCACTGGTGGTACACCATTGGGATGCGGACAAACAACGACTTATACAGCGGTGCAGTATTTCTATTAATACTTGCTGGTGTATTCTTGTTCGCTGGCTGGTTGCACCTGCAACCTAAGTTCCGTCCTAGCTTGTCTTGGTTCAAGAGCGCAGAACCACGCCTCAATCACCACTTGGCAGGTTTGTTTGGTGTTAGCTCACTTGCTTGGACGGGTCACTTGGTTCACGTCGCGATTCCTGAATCGCGCGGACAACACGTTGGTTGGGATAACTTCTTAACAACACTTCCTCATCCAGAGGGCTTAAGACCATTCTTTACAGGGAATTGGGGCGTTTACGCTGCTAACCCTGACACCGCAAATCATGTTTTCGGTACGTCACAAGGATCAGGAACTGCGATTCTTACCTTCTTAGGTGGCTTCCATCCGCAAACGCAGTCACTATGGCTGACGGATATGGCACATCACCACTTAGCGATCGCAGTGCTGTTCATCATCGCCGGTCATATGTACCGGACAAACTTTGGAATTGGTCACAGCATCAAAGAGATGCTCAATGCCAAGAATTTCTTTGGCACCAAAACTGAAGGTCAGTTCAACCTGCCACACCAAGGGTTGTACGACACAATTAACAACTCACTACACTTCCAGTTGTCCTTGGCACTTGCTGCACTGGGAACTATCACTTCCTTGGTAGCCCAGCATATGTATGCACTGCCTCCGTATGCATTCATGGGTCAAGATTTCACTACCCAAGCTGCGCTGTACACTCATCACCAATACATTGCTGTATTTCTGATGGTAGGTGCGTTTGCGCACGCAGGTATCTTCTGGGTACGTGACTATGATGCAGAACAAAACAAAGGCAACGTTCTTGACCGCGTACTACAGCACAAAGAAGCGATCATCTCGCACTTAAGCTGGGTATCACTATTCCTAGGTTTCCACACCTTGGGTTTGTACGTCCACAACGACGTAGTAGTTGCCTTCGGTACACCTGAGAAGCAAATTTTGATTGAGCCAGTATTTGCTCAATTCATTCAAGCTTCGCACGGTAAAGTACTGTACGGCTTGAACACCTTGCTATCTAACCCAGATAGCGTTGCTTCTACTGCTGGTGCTGCATGGTTACCAGGCTGGTTAGACGCAATTAATGACGGTACTAACTCGTTATTCTTGACAATTGGGCCTGGTGACTTCTTAGTTCACCATGCCTTTGCACTAGGCATTCACACCACAGTTCTCGTTCTGGTTAAAGGTGCTTTGGACGCTCGTGGTTCCAAGCTCATGCCAGACAAGAAAGACTTTGGTTATGCGTTTCCTTGTGATGGTCCAGGTCGTGGCGGTACTTGCGATATCTCAGCTTGGGATGCCTTCTACCTCGCTTTATTCTGGGCGTTAAACACAGTGGGATGGGTAACTTTCTACTGGCACTGGAAACATCTAGGTATTTGGCAAGGCAACGTCGCACAGTTTAATGAGTCTTCTACGTATCTCATGGGCTGGCTGCGAGATTATCTATGGTTGTACTCAGCACAGTTAATCAATGGGTACAACCCATATGGTATGAATAACTTGTCAGTCTGGGCTTGGATGTTCTTATTCGGACACCTTGTTTGGGCAACCGGCTTCATGTTCTTGATCTCTTGGAGAGGCTACTGGCAAGAGTTAATTGAAACTCTTGTTTGGGCACACGAACGGACTCCACTTGCAAGCTTGGTTCGTTGGAAAGACAAGCCAGTTGCTATGTCCATCGTTCAAGGTCGTTTAGTTGGTTTAGCACACTTCACCGTTGGCTATGTTCTGACGTACGCAGCGTTTGTGATTGCTTCAACGGCTGGTAAGTTTGGTTAA
- the psaA gene encoding photosystem I core protein PsaA, giving the protein MTMSPPEREEKKARVIVDNDPVPTSFERWGQPGHFDRTLAKGPKTTTWIWNLHALAHDFDTHTSDLEDISRKIFAAHFGQLAVIFLWLSGMEFHGARFSNYEAWLSDPIGIKPSAQVVWSIVGQDILNADVGGGFHGIQITSGLFQVWRGAGFTNSFQLYVTAIGGLVAAALMLFAGWFHYHKRAPKLEWFQNAESMLNHHLAGLLGLGCLSWAGHQIHVALPVNKLLDAGVAPKDIPLPHEFILNNSLMAELYPSFAQGLTPFWTLNWGQYADFLTFKGGLNPVTGGLWLTDTAHHHLALAVLFIVAGHMYRTNWGIGHSIKEILENHKGPFTGDGHKGLYENMTTSWHAQLGTNLAMLGSLTIIVAHHMYAMPPYPYLATDYATALSIFTHHMWIGGFLIVGGAAHATIFMVRDYDPAVNQNNVLDRVIRHRDAIISHLNWVCMFLGFHSFGLYIHNDTMQALGRPQDMFSDTAIQLQPVFAQFVQNIHTLAPGSTAPNALEPVSYAFGGGVVAVGGKIAMMPIALGTADFMIHHIHAFQIHVTVLILLKGFLFARNSRLIPDKANLGFRFPCDGPGRGGTCQVSGWDHVFLGLFWMFNTIAIAVYHFSWKMQSDVWGTIDPDGTIAHITGGNFAMSANTINGWLRDYQWAQAAQVIQSYGSALSAYGLLFLGAHFVWAFSLMFLFSGRGYWQELIESIVWAHNKLKVAPTIQPRALSIIQGRAVGVAHYLLGAIVTIWAFFEARIISVG; this is encoded by the coding sequence ATGACGATGAGTCCTCCGGAGCGAGAGGAAAAAAAGGCAAGGGTTATCGTCGATAACGACCCTGTACCTACTTCATTTGAAAGATGGGGACAGCCTGGTCACTTTGACCGCACCTTAGCTAAAGGTCCAAAAACAACAACCTGGATTTGGAACCTACACGCTCTCGCCCATGATTTTGATACTCATACCAGCGACCTAGAAGATATCTCGCGCAAAATCTTTGCGGCACATTTTGGTCAGCTGGCTGTGATCTTCCTCTGGTTGAGCGGCATGGAGTTTCATGGCGCTCGCTTTTCAAACTACGAAGCTTGGCTAAGTGATCCAATTGGGATTAAGCCAAGTGCGCAAGTTGTTTGGTCAATTGTTGGTCAAGATATTCTTAACGCCGACGTTGGTGGTGGTTTCCACGGCATCCAAATCACCTCTGGATTATTCCAAGTTTGGCGTGGTGCTGGTTTTACCAATTCCTTCCAGCTATACGTAACTGCGATTGGTGGTTTAGTGGCAGCAGCTTTGATGCTATTTGCTGGCTGGTTTCACTACCATAAGCGCGCTCCTAAGTTGGAATGGTTCCAGAATGCGGAGTCGATGCTGAACCACCATTTGGCAGGTCTACTGGGCTTAGGCTGTTTATCTTGGGCAGGTCACCAAATTCACGTAGCTTTACCAGTCAATAAGCTATTGGATGCTGGAGTAGCACCAAAGGATATTCCCTTACCCCACGAATTCATCCTGAATAATAGTTTGATGGCAGAGTTGTATCCTAGTTTTGCCCAAGGGTTAACGCCCTTCTGGACATTGAACTGGGGACAATATGCTGACTTTCTCACCTTTAAGGGTGGATTGAATCCTGTAACAGGTGGTTTATGGTTGACCGATACAGCGCACCATCACTTAGCTTTGGCTGTGCTATTCATCGTTGCAGGTCATATGTACCGCACAAACTGGGGTATTGGTCATAGTATTAAAGAAATTTTAGAGAACCACAAAGGTCCTTTCACAGGTGATGGACACAAAGGTCTCTATGAGAATATGACCACGTCGTGGCACGCCCAGCTAGGTACAAACCTCGCGATGCTTGGTTCGCTAACAATTATCGTGGCGCATCACATGTACGCGATGCCTCCTTATCCGTACTTGGCAACTGACTACGCCACAGCCTTATCGATCTTCACTCACCACATGTGGATTGGCGGCTTCTTGATTGTTGGTGGAGCAGCCCACGCGACGATTTTTATGGTGCGTGATTACGATCCAGCAGTGAACCAAAACAACGTGCTAGATCGGGTAATTCGTCACCGCGATGCGATTATTTCGCACCTGAACTGGGTGTGCATGTTCCTTGGTTTCCACAGCTTTGGTTTATACATCCACAACGATACAATGCAAGCGCTGGGTCGTCCGCAAGATATGTTCTCGGACACTGCAATTCAATTGCAGCCTGTGTTTGCGCAGTTCGTTCAAAACATCCACACCCTAGCACCTGGTTCTACCGCACCTAACGCGCTGGAACCTGTAAGCTACGCTTTCGGTGGTGGTGTGGTTGCTGTAGGTGGCAAAATAGCCATGATGCCGATCGCCTTGGGTACGGCGGATTTCATGATCCACCACATCCATGCTTTCCAAATTCACGTTACAGTATTGATTCTACTGAAGGGCTTCTTATTTGCTCGCAACTCGCGTTTGATTCCAGATAAAGCGAATCTTGGTTTCCGCTTCCCCTGCGATGGTCCAGGTCGCGGTGGTACCTGTCAAGTATCAGGTTGGGATCACGTGTTCTTAGGTTTATTCTGGATGTTTAACACCATTGCGATCGCAGTCTACCACTTTAGCTGGAAGATGCAGTCGGATGTGTGGGGAACGATTGACCCAGACGGAACCATAGCACATATCACGGGTGGTAACTTTGCGATGAGTGCAAATACCATCAACGGTTGGTTACGTGACTATCAATGGGCGCAAGCAGCGCAAGTGATTCAGTCCTACGGTTCAGCACTCTCTGCATACGGTCTGCTGTTCTTAGGCGCTCACTTTGTTTGGGCTTTTAGCCTTATGTTCCTCTTCAGCGGACGTGGCTATTGGCAAGAACTCATCGAGTCGATCGTTTGGGCACATAATAAACTAAAGGTCGCCCCAACAATTCAACCCCGCGCACTTAGTATTATCCAAGGTCGTGCGGTAGGAGTAGCTCACTACTTGTTAGGAGCGATCGTGACAATCTGGGCGTTCTTCGAGGCGCGCATAATTTCAGTAGGTTAG
- a CDS encoding thioredoxin-like domain-containing protein translates to MRVRAPELPQNQAWLNVKSPLSLQRLRGQVIILDFWTYCCINCLHVLPDLKCLERKYKDNLTVIGIHSAKFDNEKQVENIRQAILRYDIEHPVLVDSGFKVWQQYAVRAWPTLMIIDPEGYVVSHVSGEGHRDTIDQLVAQLIQKHQKKGTFAAQALDVTSEKQRQPLVNPLAFPGKVLATTSNLFIADSGHHRIVVSTLEGELQYVIGTGKPGLRDGSFSEAQFFSPQGMSFDTEEQLLYVADTDNHAIRRIDFQRQVVEVIAGTGDKSRNIQPYHGAGVATPLNSPWDIQQVGNSLFIAMAGSHQIWELQLETLAIATYAGRGAEACIDGALAESAFAQPSGITTDSKDLYIADSEVSSIRRISLENSQVTILCGSGELFGFGDVDGVGAEVRLQHCLGVESFQEQLWIADTYNHKIKRVDPHTGICQTVLGDAAGRDDKESTQFSEPSGLSGIGSYIFVADTNNHAIRRINVSTLEITTMYFPKLCAPDLCFPVEKDFHINKN, encoded by the coding sequence ATGCGAGTAAGAGCGCCAGAATTACCACAAAACCAAGCTTGGCTGAATGTTAAATCTCCTCTATCACTACAGCGACTGCGAGGTCAAGTTATTATTTTAGACTTTTGGACGTACTGCTGTATCAACTGCTTGCACGTCCTGCCAGATTTAAAATGTCTCGAACGCAAATACAAGGATAACCTTACAGTAATTGGGATTCATTCGGCTAAGTTTGATAACGAGAAACAGGTCGAGAATATCCGCCAAGCCATCTTGCGCTACGATATTGAACATCCAGTCCTCGTTGACAGTGGTTTTAAAGTTTGGCAGCAATATGCAGTGCGTGCTTGGCCGACTTTAATGATAATTGATCCTGAAGGCTACGTAGTTAGTCATGTATCTGGTGAAGGTCATCGCGATACCATAGACCAATTAGTAGCGCAGTTAATTCAAAAACATCAAAAAAAAGGGACATTTGCGGCGCAAGCACTCGATGTAACTTCAGAGAAACAACGTCAACCACTAGTAAACCCGTTAGCTTTCCCAGGTAAAGTTTTAGCCACAACAAGCAATTTATTCATTGCTGATTCTGGTCATCATCGCATCGTTGTAAGTACTTTAGAGGGAGAGTTGCAGTATGTCATTGGCACGGGTAAACCTGGATTGCGCGACGGTTCGTTTAGTGAAGCGCAATTTTTTAGTCCTCAAGGAATGTCTTTTGATACCGAAGAGCAACTTTTGTATGTAGCTGACACAGATAATCATGCAATACGCCGAATTGATTTCCAGCGTCAAGTTGTGGAAGTCATCGCAGGTACAGGCGACAAAAGCCGCAATATCCAACCGTATCACGGTGCTGGAGTAGCAACCCCGCTTAATTCTCCTTGGGATATCCAACAAGTAGGCAATTCTTTATTTATCGCGATGGCAGGTTCGCACCAAATTTGGGAGTTACAATTAGAAACGTTGGCGATCGCAACTTATGCTGGTAGAGGTGCAGAAGCTTGTATTGATGGCGCTTTAGCAGAATCAGCTTTTGCTCAACCTAGTGGAATCACGACTGATAGTAAAGACTTGTATATTGCAGATAGTGAAGTCAGTTCGATTCGTCGCATCAGTTTGGAAAATTCACAAGTGACAATCTTATGTGGTAGTGGTGAGTTATTTGGCTTTGGTGATGTTGATGGCGTTGGGGCAGAAGTACGCTTACAACACTGTTTAGGCGTAGAATCTTTCCAAGAACAATTATGGATTGCAGACACCTATAACCACAAAATTAAGCGAGTAGATCCTCATACGGGTATTTGTCAAACTGTACTAGGAGATGCAGCAGGCCGCGATGACAAAGAAAGTACTCAATTCTCTGAACCTTCTGGGCTAAGCGGGATAGGTTCTTACATCTTTGTTGCTGATACGAACAACCATGCGATTCGACGTATAAACGTTAGTACGCTAGAAATCACAACTATGTATTTTCCAAAACTATGTGCTCCAGACTTATGCTTTCCTGTCGAGAAGGATTTTCATATTAATAAAAATTAA
- a CDS encoding rhodanese-like domain-containing protein, whose amino-acid sequence MNNPLGGIIPEQPPIEPQSNVHELKSRLEWGEPAFTILDIRDRNTYNDGHIMGAMSMPVDELVDRAESSLAKSRDLYIYGETDEQTAQAAQQLRAAGFEHVSELKGGLPAWKAVGGPTEGILESRTPAGADDYNVVSRMQNQAETQQK is encoded by the coding sequence ATGAACAATCCTTTAGGCGGTATAATTCCAGAACAACCACCTATTGAACCTCAGTCTAATGTACATGAACTTAAGTCGCGTTTAGAATGGGGCGAACCAGCATTCACTATTTTAGACATACGTGATCGTAACACTTACAACGATGGTCACATCATGGGCGCAATGTCAATGCCTGTAGATGAATTGGTAGACCGCGCTGAAAGTTCACTAGCTAAAAGTCGCGATTTATACATCTATGGTGAAACTGACGAACAAACAGCGCAAGCAGCACAACAACTCCGCGCTGCTGGATTTGAACATGTATCAGAACTCAAAGGTGGACTTCCTGCATGGAAAGCTGTAGGCGGTCCTACAGAAGGTATTCTAGAGTCTAGAACCCCAGCAGGTGCAGATGACTATAACGTTGTTTCGCGTATGCAAAATCAAGCGGAAACTCAACAAAAGTAA
- the mutL gene encoding DNA mismatch repair endonuclease MutL yields MLSSIYTLPEEVVNLIAAGEVIDSVAAVVRELVENSLDAGATRIVVAVWTQHWRIRVADNGCGMKLTDLQQAAIAHSTSKIRNRDDLWKITSLGFRGEALHSLTQLARLEIMSRLALTAEGWHVRYDAGGQVSEATTVAIAPGTVVTVSDLFGNVPNYREGLPAIAQQMKAVQSTIQQIALCHPHVTWQVWQDDREWFTISAGKTSQHLLPQFIRQVRVSDLQELTVEVPHPDTLSTQPYSNDTATRAFIKLVLGLPDRCHRHRPDWVRVAVNGRRVKLPEIEQTILTATARTLPHDRYPICFLHLQVAPNHINWNRHPAKAEIYLHHLDYWQEKVAQAIEQALRLNSETIPESLHNSRVSKLIKAAEATSGYNFSRQIQPGADVEEGTQNSKPPPYILKAVAQVNNTYIVTEHPGGLWLVEQHIAHERVLYEQLVDNWQLVALEPAIILSNLSPAQRSQLEHIGIEIEFFGEQMWAIRNIPAMLQTREDCADALLELSLGGDLQTAQVAVACRSAIRNGTELSLEEMQTLLNQWQRTRNPRTCPHGRPIYLSLEESALSRFFRRHWVIGKSHGI; encoded by the coding sequence ATGTTATCCAGTATTTACACTTTACCGGAAGAAGTTGTTAATTTAATTGCTGCTGGAGAAGTGATAGACTCAGTGGCAGCAGTTGTACGAGAATTAGTAGAAAATTCGCTTGATGCAGGTGCAACACGAATTGTTGTAGCTGTGTGGACACAGCATTGGCGCATACGAGTTGCGGATAATGGCTGTGGGATGAAACTCACAGATTTACAGCAAGCAGCAATAGCACACAGCACGAGTAAAATTCGCAATCGCGACGATTTGTGGAAAATTACTAGCTTGGGGTTTCGCGGTGAAGCGTTACATAGCCTAACGCAATTAGCACGCCTAGAAATTATGAGTCGCCTAGCCCTAACCGCCGAAGGATGGCACGTTCGCTACGATGCTGGAGGGCAAGTGTCTGAAGCAACAACAGTAGCGATCGCGCCTGGTACAGTTGTCACGGTATCAGACCTATTTGGCAATGTACCAAACTACCGTGAAGGACTACCCGCGATCGCACAGCAAATGAAAGCTGTGCAAAGCACGATTCAGCAGATTGCTTTATGTCACCCGCATGTAACTTGGCAAGTATGGCAAGACGATCGCGAGTGGTTTACGATCAGCGCTGGAAAAACCTCGCAGCACCTCTTACCGCAATTTATTCGTCAAGTGCGTGTAAGTGACTTACAAGAATTGACTGTTGAGGTTCCCCATCCAGATACTTTATCTACTCAACCATATAGCAACGATACTGCAACACGCGCTTTTATCAAATTAGTTTTAGGCTTACCTGATCGCTGTCATCGCCATCGTCCCGATTGGGTTAGAGTTGCGGTAAATGGACGTCGGGTAAAATTACCAGAAATCGAACAAACGATACTAACTGCAACAGCGCGAACATTACCGCACGATCGCTATCCAATATGTTTTTTACATCTTCAAGTTGCACCTAATCATATTAATTGGAACCGCCACCCTGCAAAAGCCGAAATTTATCTACATCATTTAGATTATTGGCAAGAAAAAGTTGCGCAAGCTATCGAACAAGCATTACGTCTTAATTCTGAAACGATTCCTGAATCCTTACACAATTCAAGAGTTAGTAAACTCATCAAAGCTGCTGAAGCGACAAGTGGTTACAATTTTAGCCGTCAAATTCAACCTGGTGCCGATGTAGAAGAAGGTACTCAAAACAGTAAACCGCCACCTTATATCCTCAAAGCTGTTGCTCAAGTCAACAATACCTACATTGTGACCGAACATCCAGGAGGATTATGGTTAGTTGAACAGCATATTGCGCACGAACGTGTTTTATACGAACAACTAGTCGATAATTGGCAACTCGTCGCGTTAGAACCGGCAATTATTTTAAGTAATCTTTCACCCGCACAGCGATCGCAACTCGAACATATTGGTATAGAAATTGAGTTTTTTGGCGAACAAATGTGGGCAATCCGTAATATTCCAGCAATGCTGCAAACACGTGAGGATTGTGCAGACGCACTGTTAGAACTTAGTTTGGGAGGAGACTTGCAAACTGCACAAGTAGCTGTCGCTTGTCGTAGCGCAATTCGTAATGGTACAGAGTTAAGTTTAGAAGAAATGCAGACACTATTAAATCAATGGCAACGTACGCGTAACCCGCGAACTTGTCCGCATGGACGTCCTATTTATTTATCTTTAGAAGAATCAGCTTTATCTCGTTTCTTCCGCCGTCACTGGGTAATTGGTAAAAGCCACGGTATTTAA